One Carassius gibelio isolate Cgi1373 ecotype wild population from Czech Republic chromosome A7, carGib1.2-hapl.c, whole genome shotgun sequence DNA window includes the following coding sequences:
- the LOC128017148 gene encoding ras-related protein Rab-39B-like, protein MEAIWLYQFRLIVIGDSTVGKSCLIRRFTEGRFAQVSDPTVGVDFFSRLVEIEPGKRIKLQIWDTAGQERFRSITRAYYRNSVGGLLLFDITNRRSFQNVHEWLEEARSHVQPHSIVFLLVGHKCDLEPQRQVSRQEAEKLAAAYGMRYVETSARDAINVERAFTELTRDIFELVKSGEITIQEGWEGVKSGFVPNVVHSSEEVTKGDRRCFC, encoded by the exons ATGGAGGCAATTTGGCTTTACCAATTTCGACTGATTGTTATTGGGGACTCCACTGTTGGAAAATCGTGTTTAATTAGACGATTCACGGAAGGCCGCTTCGCACAGGTGTCAGACCCGACGGTAGGGGTGGATTTCTTCTCCCGCCTGGTGGAGATCGAACCTGGAAAACGCATTAAACTGCAGATTTGGGACACTGCAGGACAGGAACGCTTCAG GTCTATTACCAGAGCCTATTATCGTAACTCAGTGGGAGGTCTACTGCTCTTCGACATAACCAACCGTCGCTCCTTCCAGAACGTTCACGAGTGGCTAGAGGAGGCACGCAGCCACGTGCAGCCCCACAGCATTGTCTTCTTGCTGGTCGGTCACAAATGTGATCTGGAGCCACAGCGTCAGGTCAGCCGGCAAGAGGCAGAGAAGCTAGCAGCTGCATATGGCATGCGCTACGTGGAGACTTCAGCACGCGATGCCATAAACGTGGAGAGGGCTTTTACAGAGCTAACACGGGATATATTTGAGCTGGTGAAGAGTGGGGAGATTACCATCCAGGAGGGTTGGGAGGGAGTGAAGAGTGGATTTGTACCAAACGTGGTGCATTCATCAGAAGAAGTGACAAAGGGCGATCGTCGGTGTTTCTGTTGA